One genomic window of Prochlorococcus marinus str. NATL2A includes the following:
- a CDS encoding high light inducible protein encodes MNSGAERFNGLMAMLGVVAGIGAYATTGQFIPGIF; translated from the coding sequence ATGAATTCCGGTGCTGAGCGTTTCAATGGTTTAATGGCCATGTTAGGAGTAGTTGCAGGTATAGGAGCTTATGCTACTACCGGTCAATTTATACCTGGCATTTTCTAA
- a CDS encoding DUF4912 domain-containing protein → MKEYIWNSIHKLTNSFSILTVNNLGNGYIKCIWEISRIDNLRIELSNSCFCAIRLFDISNNRNKNNSTCIMKEIEISKFQSSITFPIPINKGVYYVEFGYRKKDGEWRKLAYQKLNLGYRIKKLLQNFDNDSWFDSKITIRRNEVSLHEEAYQLSLNSLIGGSENIS, encoded by the coding sequence TTGAAAGAATATATTTGGAATAGTATACATAAATTAACTAATAGCTTTAGCATTCTAACAGTTAATAATCTTGGGAATGGATATATAAAATGCATTTGGGAAATTAGTAGGATTGATAATTTGCGGATTGAATTGAGTAATAGCTGTTTTTGTGCTATTAGATTATTTGATATAAGTAATAATAGAAATAAAAACAATTCAACTTGTATTATGAAAGAGATTGAAATCAGTAAATTTCAATCTTCTATTACATTTCCTATCCCTATAAATAAAGGTGTATATTATGTTGAGTTTGGTTATCGTAAGAAAGATGGTGAGTGGAGAAAACTTGCATATCAAAAGTTAAACTTGGGCTATAGGATAAAAAAATTACTTCAAAATTTTGATAATGATAGTTGGTTTGATTCTAAAATAACAATAAGACGAAATGAAGTTAGTTTGCATGAAGAGGCCTATCAACTTTCATTAAACTCTTTAATAGGTGGCTCTGAGAATATTTCTTAG
- a CDS encoding SDR family oxidoreductase, which produces MTTYLITGSNRGIGLELVRQLKDRGDDVIATCRSASPELNSLSVRVETNIDITSGDSVVKLRDNLKDNSVDVLIQNAGIAEFNSLSNLDPQSIVHQFEVNALSPLCCVHTLLSKLSKSAKIALISSRMGSIEDNNSGGSYGYRMSKVALCMAGKSLSVDLMPRGISVGILHPGLVSTRMTGFTSNGIQPKESVKGLIQRIDELTLENTGNFWHSNGEILPW; this is translated from the coding sequence TTGACTACTTATTTAATTACTGGATCCAACAGAGGTATAGGTTTAGAACTTGTTCGTCAATTGAAGGATAGAGGAGACGACGTTATAGCCACTTGTAGATCGGCTTCGCCAGAATTAAATTCTTTGTCAGTAAGAGTTGAGACAAATATTGATATCACTTCAGGGGACTCTGTTGTTAAGCTCAGAGATAATTTAAAAGATAATAGCGTAGATGTTTTGATTCAAAATGCTGGAATTGCTGAATTTAACTCTCTTTCTAACTTAGATCCGCAAAGTATCGTTCATCAATTTGAGGTAAATGCATTAAGTCCTTTGTGTTGTGTACATACTTTGCTTAGTAAACTCAGTAAATCTGCAAAAATAGCTTTAATAAGTAGTCGTATGGGTTCAATAGAGGATAATAATTCTGGCGGTTCCTATGGATATAGGATGTCAAAAGTTGCTTTATGTATGGCTGGCAAATCTTTATCAGTTGATTTAATGCCTAGAGGTATTTCGGTTGGAATTTTACATCCAGGTTTAGTCAGTACTCGAATGACAGGATTTACCTCCAATGGCATTCAACCTAAAGAATCAGTTAAAGGACTGATTCAAAGAATTGATGAACTTACACTTGAAAATACAGGTAACTTCTGGCATTCAAATGGTGAGATCTTGCCATGGTAA
- a CDS encoding helix-hairpin-helix domain-containing protein, with protein MISKKMLINKILLNTKRNLFNVLSIFNKQKGELSDRCENLTSIPGIGAKNCNNFYEAGYMTPESIISASDEELLTIPGVGISFVKKLRKTLGRI; from the coding sequence ATGATTTCAAAAAAAATGTTGATTAACAAAATCTTATTAAATACAAAAAGAAATCTTTTCAATGTTTTAAGTATTTTTAATAAACAAAAAGGAGAATTGTCAGATAGGTGTGAAAACCTCACATCTATACCTGGCATTGGAGCAAAAAACTGTAATAATTTTTATGAAGCAGGATATATGACACCTGAATCAATTATTTCTGCTTCTGATGAAGAACTTTTAACCATACCAGGAGTTGGTATTAGCTTTGTTAAAAAGTTAAGAAAAACACTAGGAAGGATATAA
- a CDS encoding AAA family ATPase yields the protein MFITVCGQKGGVAKTCTSIHLASVWSSEGKNVCLVDADRNRSALAYGLRGNLKFNIVPVEAAAKATRFSEIVITDGQASTDEEELKHLAAGSDLVLLPTAPKARSVELTVELASLLKQLNIPHAVLLVKVDFRQRRIANEAREALEKFDLTVLEGDIPLLSAFDKAENQGSAVIDAVDDKGRSDPRRMSGWSAYCSIAQQIQCQISKHLSDINKRVEDLPLSA from the coding sequence TTGTTCATAACTGTATGTGGCCAGAAAGGTGGAGTAGCTAAAACTTGTACCTCAATTCATCTTGCAAGTGTATGGTCTTCTGAAGGGAAAAATGTGTGTTTAGTTGATGCTGATAGAAACCGATCTGCTCTTGCCTATGGTTTAAGAGGTAATCTTAAATTTAATATTGTCCCTGTAGAGGCAGCCGCTAAAGCAACAAGATTCTCAGAAATTGTTATTACTGATGGACAAGCAAGTACTGACGAAGAAGAATTGAAACATCTGGCAGCTGGATCTGACCTTGTCCTTTTGCCTACAGCGCCAAAAGCAAGATCGGTCGAATTAACTGTCGAATTAGCCTCTTTATTAAAACAGTTAAATATTCCTCATGCAGTTTTATTAGTTAAGGTTGACTTCCGCCAAAGGCGAATTGCAAATGAAGCAAGAGAAGCTTTAGAAAAATTTGACTTAACTGTATTAGAAGGTGATATCCCTTTACTATCTGCTTTTGATAAAGCAGAAAACCAAGGATCAGCTGTAATTGATGCAGTAGACGATAAAGGTCGATCCGATCCCAGGCGAATGTCAGGTTGGTCGGCCTATTGTTCCATTGCTCAACAAATTCAATGCCAGATTTCGAAGCACTTGTCAGACATCAACAAACGAGTCGAAGACCTGCCACTGAGCGCTTAA
- a CDS encoding ABC transporter ATP-binding protein, with product MIGTSKTYHLLMRLLKALPVRRRSSLLKLIPLAAFTGLVDVIVVGIVSRLFTVFIGQPNQPPLPFQHFIPEDPKTKVISLVVIYIAMNWLASFSKLFLKAAQERLRVAVWKDLSELAQKKLLSQSYEFFLNKKKSDLSSKVLINISRVSEFLVKPILQISSGLCVITFICIAVLFIAKSIALYLIISLLIFYIFISSFVTPFIRYSSRKRIKLEKETNNILTESMRTIIDVHLTSSEPYFEKRYKLASKSSFPFMWKAEVLPELPRSLIEPFGITLIFAIGLFPYITGENDSILIEIVPFLATIAVAALKLTPPLQDSFRALTSMRASIPDLEEILKLIELPSTRLTKRSVGVPTKEGIEPRNNIKLEKLSYKYPNSNEYTLKGINLTIPIGSRIAFVGETGSGKTTTANQLLCLLRPTDGHLLLDGVAVTDTEVPAWQDCCSYVPQSITLLNSNIIQNIAYGLDENIIDHGRVWDALRAAQLADLVSEMPMGLHSSVGDNGIRLSGGQRQRLAIARAFYRQSKLLVLDEATSALDNRTEAEVMNAIEIIGRRCTIVTIAHRLSTIERSDCIYEFKDGKIVSFGNYQQLLKQSKTFFNMVEIAKRTYGSNL from the coding sequence ATGATCGGCACTAGCAAAACATATCATCTATTAATGCGCCTGTTGAAGGCACTCCCAGTTAGAAGAAGAAGTTCTCTGTTGAAATTAATACCTTTAGCAGCCTTCACTGGTTTAGTCGATGTGATTGTAGTTGGAATTGTTTCTAGATTATTTACTGTTTTTATAGGTCAACCAAATCAACCTCCCTTGCCATTTCAACATTTCATACCTGAAGACCCAAAAACAAAAGTTATCAGTCTAGTCGTCATATACATAGCCATGAATTGGCTAGCATCATTTTCGAAATTATTTCTTAAAGCAGCACAAGAAAGACTTCGAGTAGCAGTTTGGAAGGACTTATCAGAACTAGCTCAGAAAAAATTATTATCTCAATCATATGAATTCTTCTTAAACAAAAAAAAATCTGATTTATCATCAAAAGTTTTAATCAACATTTCTAGAGTCTCAGAATTCCTCGTCAAACCAATCCTTCAGATTTCTAGTGGGTTATGTGTGATTACTTTTATATGTATTGCTGTTCTTTTTATAGCTAAATCGATAGCTCTTTATTTAATAATAAGTCTCTTAATATTTTATATATTTATTTCATCATTTGTAACCCCTTTTATAAGATATTCTTCTCGTAAAAGAATCAAATTAGAAAAAGAAACAAATAATATACTCACAGAATCAATGCGCACCATTATAGATGTTCACCTTACTAGCTCAGAACCATACTTTGAAAAACGATATAAATTAGCAAGCAAAAGCTCTTTCCCTTTCATGTGGAAAGCTGAGGTTTTACCTGAATTACCTAGGTCATTAATAGAGCCATTTGGTATCACTTTGATTTTTGCTATTGGTCTTTTCCCGTACATCACTGGGGAAAACGATTCAATACTTATTGAGATAGTTCCATTCTTAGCAACAATTGCAGTAGCTGCATTAAAACTAACTCCGCCATTACAAGATTCATTTAGAGCATTAACTTCAATGCGAGCATCAATACCTGATTTAGAGGAGATACTAAAGTTGATAGAACTTCCTTCTACTAGGCTAACTAAAAGATCTGTAGGCGTTCCGACAAAAGAAGGAATTGAGCCTAGAAACAACATAAAACTTGAGAAATTGAGTTATAAGTATCCCAACAGCAACGAATACACCTTAAAGGGTATCAACCTTACTATTCCTATCGGATCAAGAATAGCTTTTGTAGGAGAAACTGGAAGTGGTAAAACCACTACCGCGAATCAATTACTATGTCTTCTTAGACCAACAGACGGACATTTACTATTGGATGGAGTTGCAGTTACTGATACCGAAGTGCCTGCTTGGCAAGATTGTTGCTCTTACGTTCCCCAATCAATCACCTTATTAAATAGCAATATTATTCAAAATATTGCATATGGTTTAGATGAAAACATAATTGATCATGGAAGAGTCTGGGATGCGCTTAGAGCAGCTCAATTAGCGGATTTGGTATCAGAAATGCCAATGGGTTTACATTCCTCAGTGGGTGATAATGGCATCAGATTATCTGGTGGACAAAGACAGCGACTTGCCATAGCAAGAGCTTTTTATAGGCAATCAAAATTATTAGTTTTAGATGAAGCAACTAGTGCCTTAGATAACCGAACAGAAGCTGAGGTAATGAATGCAATAGAAATAATAGGTAGACGTTGCACAATAGTCACGATTGCTCACAGATTATCAACAATCGAAAGATCAGATTGTATATATGAATTTAAAGATGGAAAAATAGTTTCCTTTGGAAATTACCAACAATTACTAAAGCAATCTAAAACTTTTTTTAATATGGTAGAAATAGCAAAAAGAACATACGGATCTAATCTATAA
- a CDS encoding glycosyltransferase family 4 protein has product MTSIVFNGSYITKKNTGVGVVSKDLLYSLSANKITTLIPKDLDIKGDIYIPNNLSPGTGLKSHFRRLYWLQNSVPKLMNNLNAEYFLSPLLEAPLFSNIKSIVLAHDLIPIRYPSVSFLTLYYLIYIPLILKQSKLILCNSVSTANDLHRFYKVPMHKLFPIKLGFNNKKYYPIKKIRKKFFLIIGRHNPHKNLRRVIKAFAYSKINDYKLIFVGPFDKRHTPSLLKLIDKHNIRHLCVWKGWIDDDEKLSLLNECHALIIASLWEGFGLPALEAMACGTPVIASDRGALREVMGNYGYFINPFNIQSIACAMNAVINDKKCFENALQEGPSRAESFNWLDTARTIEKIIQEID; this is encoded by the coding sequence ATGACTTCTATAGTTTTTAATGGGAGCTACATAACAAAAAAAAATACAGGTGTTGGAGTTGTTTCTAAGGATTTACTATATTCTTTATCAGCCAACAAAATAACTACACTTATCCCAAAAGATCTAGATATAAAAGGTGATATTTATATTCCTAATAACTTATCTCCAGGTACAGGCTTGAAAAGCCATTTCAGACGATTGTATTGGCTACAAAATTCTGTGCCAAAATTAATGAATAATTTAAATGCTGAATATTTTCTATCACCATTATTGGAAGCGCCATTATTTTCTAATATTAAATCGATTGTCTTGGCGCATGATTTAATACCAATCAGGTATCCTTCGGTATCATTTTTAACCTTATATTATTTAATATATATTCCTTTAATTTTAAAACAATCAAAATTAATTTTATGTAATTCTGTTTCTACTGCTAATGATTTGCATAGGTTTTACAAGGTTCCTATGCATAAATTATTTCCAATAAAGTTAGGATTTAATAATAAAAAGTATTATCCAATAAAAAAAATTCGAAAAAAATTTTTTCTTATTATTGGTAGACATAATCCACATAAAAATTTACGAAGGGTTATCAAAGCGTTTGCATATTCCAAAATAAATGATTATAAGCTTATTTTTGTAGGTCCTTTTGATAAAAGGCATACACCAAGTCTTCTAAAACTAATTGACAAACATAATATTAGACATTTGTGTGTATGGAAAGGTTGGATTGATGATGATGAAAAATTATCATTATTAAACGAATGTCACGCACTTATTATTGCGAGTCTTTGGGAAGGATTTGGCCTTCCAGCGCTTGAGGCAATGGCCTGTGGAACCCCCGTCATCGCTTCTGATAGAGGAGCGCTTCGCGAAGTTATGGGCAATTATGGTTATTTTATTAATCCATTCAATATTCAATCAATAGCTTGTGCAATGAATGCTGTCATAAACGATAAAAAATGCTTTGAAAATGCTCTTCAAGAAGGCCCATCTAGAGCTGAGTCTTTTAATTGGTTGGATACTGCTAGAACAATAGAAAAAATTATTCAAGAAATCGATTAA
- a CDS encoding DUF3303 domain-containing protein, with translation MQLYLVDCQFTDTDNQIAAYKQFVEFWENGEMSKQDKFDGFEMLFRVHAPGEGRVVILCNANGDKELFQHFAPWRAQFGLDMEITPVISCQNVVDYHKDLFAKMS, from the coding sequence ATGCAACTCTATTTGGTTGATTGCCAGTTCACTGATACTGATAATCAAATTGCTGCTTATAAGCAGTTTGTAGAATTTTGGGAAAATGGAGAGATGTCTAAACAAGACAAATTTGATGGATTTGAAATGCTTTTCCGTGTTCATGCTCCTGGAGAGGGACGTGTTGTGATTCTCTGTAATGCAAATGGTGATAAAGAACTTTTTCAACATTTCGCCCCATGGAGAGCGCAGTTTGGTTTGGATATGGAAATTACTCCCGTTATAAGCTGTCAAAATGTTGTTGACTATCACAAGGACTTATTTGCAAAAATGTCTTAA
- a CDS encoding THUMP domain-containing class I SAM-dependent RNA methyltransferase, with protein sequence MKIVASISQGLEKEGAKELIELGAKSVKASRRHISFEADMACLYRIHLRARLSFRFLREIVTFTCHGPNELYDGVQRLIDWENWLQPRQSFRVDVTGFGERLSHTHFTALQVKNAIIDLQRERWGSRSSIDLNNPDICFHLHLSNYQAVLSVAGSNSSLHKRGYRPAVGMAPIKETLAAGLMRMTEWDGTKNLVDPLCGSGTFLIEAVSMLLGIASGIDRQFLFKNWPDFDISFWDKELKMAKKIKPLNKKLSKIIGCEVDEMIAHSASENVRKAGLKDYIEIINCPFQEFQLPPGLGFLICNPPYGKRIGDENELPNLYKQLGGYCKTQASGWDLWLLNGNPKLSKYLGMKASRRFQVNNGSIDCRWLNYKIK encoded by the coding sequence ATGAAAATTGTTGCATCTATTTCACAAGGTCTTGAAAAAGAGGGTGCAAAAGAGTTGATAGAACTTGGAGCTAAATCAGTTAAAGCTTCAAGGAGGCATATATCATTTGAAGCTGATATGGCTTGTTTATACAGAATACATTTAAGAGCTCGCTTGTCCTTTCGATTTTTAAGAGAGATTGTCACATTCACTTGTCATGGTCCTAATGAACTTTATGACGGTGTTCAAAGGTTAATTGATTGGGAAAATTGGCTGCAGCCTAGACAAAGTTTTCGAGTAGATGTAACTGGATTTGGAGAAAGGTTATCACATACTCATTTCACTGCTTTGCAGGTGAAAAACGCAATTATTGATTTACAAAGAGAACGATGGGGTTCTCGTTCAAGCATTGATTTGAACAATCCAGATATTTGTTTTCATTTGCATTTGTCAAATTACCAAGCTGTTTTGAGCGTTGCTGGTAGTAACTCGAGTCTTCATAAAAGAGGGTACAGACCAGCAGTTGGTATGGCTCCGATTAAGGAAACTTTGGCCGCAGGTTTAATGAGAATGACTGAGTGGGATGGAACGAAAAATTTGGTAGATCCATTATGCGGTTCCGGAACCTTTTTGATTGAAGCTGTGAGCATGTTGCTTGGAATTGCATCTGGTATAGATAGACAATTTCTGTTTAAAAATTGGCCAGATTTTGATATCTCTTTTTGGGATAAAGAATTAAAAATGGCAAAGAAGATAAAACCTTTAAATAAGAAGTTATCTAAAATAATTGGATGTGAAGTTGATGAAATGATTGCTCACTCTGCTAGTGAGAACGTTAGAAAAGCGGGCTTAAAAGATTATATAGAAATAATTAACTGTCCATTTCAAGAATTTCAACTACCTCCTGGTTTAGGATTTTTAATTTGTAACCCTCCTTATGGAAAAAGAATAGGAGATGAAAATGAATTACCTAATCTATATAAACAATTAGGCGGATACTGTAAGACACAAGCTTCTGGATGGGATCTTTGGTTACTTAATGGGAATCCAAAGCTAAGCAAATATTTAGGGATGAAAGCAAGTCGACGTTTTCAAGTAAATAATGGTTCAATTGATTGCCGATGGTTGAATTATAAAATTAAATAA
- a CDS encoding phage holin family protein, translating into MANSERKKGIGAAARVTALASSVMDLHVRIALQEMDREKRRLISGVIFLATGGVLMLFALVGSELILGYWLRDLLEIDNKSTILILVFLNLVLAGMSLRIGGYLAKGPYLPETLEGIAKTTKAVLGKN; encoded by the coding sequence ATGGCGAACTCAGAACGGAAAAAAGGAATTGGAGCTGCAGCAAGAGTTACTGCTTTGGCAAGTTCAGTAATGGATCTTCATGTCCGCATTGCGCTGCAAGAAATGGACAGAGAAAAACGCCGCCTGATAAGTGGTGTGATTTTCTTAGCTACTGGAGGGGTATTGATGTTATTTGCACTAGTTGGATCTGAATTAATTCTCGGATATTGGCTTAGAGACTTGCTTGAGATAGATAACAAATCAACAATTTTAATTTTAGTATTTTTAAATCTTGTACTAGCTGGAATGAGTCTAAGAATTGGAGGATATCTGGCAAAAGGTCCTTACCTTCCAGAAACATTGGAGGGAATCGCAAAAACTACAAAAGCTGTTTTAGGAAAAAATTAA
- a CDS encoding DUF883 family protein, with amino-acid sequence MESVNSSPTSPSNTVEAEEAIAEKSPEQWFNDHFDNLLPKIQERWPDLAKQTLEATKGSLEDLINVISLHSGKNSFGVQEQLEEIFHSATDTTRGLAESLEPLEKQLEDILDELNSTLRPRIEKPVRKRPLLAIGIAAGIGVLFGILLGGGRRN; translated from the coding sequence ATGGAATCAGTGAATTCCTCTCCCACTTCACCATCAAATACAGTAGAAGCTGAAGAAGCTATTGCTGAAAAGTCTCCAGAGCAGTGGTTTAATGATCACTTTGATAATTTATTACCAAAAATTCAAGAGCGTTGGCCAGATTTAGCTAAACAAACATTAGAAGCGACTAAAGGAAGTCTCGAAGATTTAATCAATGTCATCTCTTTGCATTCAGGAAAAAACAGTTTTGGCGTGCAAGAGCAACTAGAAGAAATTTTTCATTCAGCAACTGACACGACTAGAGGGCTTGCAGAGTCTTTGGAGCCTCTCGAAAAACAGCTTGAAGACATTCTCGATGAATTAAACAGTACGCTAAGACCACGAATTGAGAAGCCAGTAAGAAAGAGGCCCCTCTTAGCCATAGGCATTGCTGCTGGAATTGGAGTTTTATTTGGCATACTGCTTGGTGGAGGCAGAAGAAATTAA